The DNA segment GCTAGGGAAACGCCAACCGCTTTTGATACAAATCAGTTTCGAACGAGTTCATTTTAATCCTCAATCAACAAAGAAGGTTCTTCTCTAGTTAAAGTAGGAGTTAATCTCCGGTTTTTACGGACTAAACCGTAGGAACTCATTAATCGCCCGTTGAATCCTTAATAAATGCTTCAcaaagaaaaagataaaatttgATTCAATAAATGTTGAAGGATCCTTACAAATAAGAGGCTTTATATAACACTCataataaaatgtaaaagacATACTTGTCCTAGCTAGGGTTACAACAATTAAAGAGTGATAATGGCAGAATCAGAATGAATTGCCAAAATGGCAATTTAGGAATTTAAAAACAAAGAACAAATAATAAAGTTAGAGTGCCAAAGTTGTAAATAAGAGAAGTCGGAAAGTGTGGCAGCTTTGGTGCCCTTGTGCTTCCGTCGCTAAATGCCAATTCAGTGTCACTGAAAATAGATGCCACACAGCATGTGGAGGGGGCCACACGGCTTGTGGCATCCATCTCAAATTCCCTTCGCGGCAGAAGGAGCTCCACACAGCGTGTGGGATGTCACACGCCGTGTAAAGCAGATTTTGCCTCTTTTTGGCATTTTCCTCCATTCATCATCAGTGCTTCGTGTTTCGCCCGATTCCCTTCTTCGCGCCTCGAACCCATAAAGGAGATGACTGCATCACATAAACCAACTTTCTCTCGAAACAATGTCATAAGAAGAGAACAAAAAGACTTCACATCTAAGGTATCTCAACACTAATCAAATCTATTATTCAACAGGTTACCCTTTTTAAACTCTGCTAATTTAGGCATCAAAATGAGGTCGTCGGTCCACGACCCTTTTTTTACTCGTTTTATATATTATCTTTGGAAATTGTAGTCTCAAACTTTAGTCCAAGAGTTCTCTTTGGGATATTCGGcatcatctttttttttatttttattatgagaAATTTCTATTTAACAAGCTCATGTAATACTAGAATTAGTTTTTTGACCGTACaagcaactaaaaataaaaataatttttatttaaaaaaaataaaataataatttttataagcTATGTAGGCAACATTAAAGCAAGCAAACATAAGCATTAGTGGTATTGATATCATTGAGGATCGAGGATTTAATGTTTTTCGGCGACTAGTGGGTGCTCGAGTCCCTCTAATCCTTCCATGGGATTCGTCCCTGATTGAGTTAATTGAACCAATAGTTACTAAATTTGGAGTTAGTTTCAAAAATGTGACGGAACTTAATTTTTTCACTAAAGTTCTTgaactttcatttttatttcaataagtCATTACAACCATTTTAAACAGAAAAACTCACTTGAATAGTGACATGACAGCCACATAGAAAATGAATGACTTTTGTGTATGATATTACAGCAATATGACaccaaaaaaatcaaaactttatatttattatttacttaaTTCAACTGTTTCAAACTGTAATGTAGcagtaaaaatataaatttttatttttttaggtgCCACATAACATACCCCTGGCTGTTATTTTATACATAtcatagtttttctttttttatatggtTGTTGTATCACTATACCAATTTATCTATTTGAATTTTGGttggaatgattttattgaaataaaaaacaaagtttaatgactttatttatgaaataaaattcAGTTACCTTTTTAAAACTGATCCCAAACATCAAAAAATTGATGCAATTTGACGTACATGTATTTAAATAATGGGATACGATattaaaatagttttaatgtttctagaaaagtaccaatttagtctcattgtacaaaataacactatCTTAATCTAAATGTttataaaatggtgcaattacaACCCTGTATAACAGGGTTGAACCCCTCAACATTTCTAAAATTGTACTACTTTAGCCCGAAATTCTGTTACATAGAGTTATAATTATACTATATCACAAACATTGAGACTAAAATAGTGTTATTTTGTAAGTTGAATTAAATGACACTTTTTCCAAAAACTATGAAACTATTTTAataccttatcccttaaatAATCTATTGAAGAGAGACCAAATATCTCCCTTAAACCATATTTAataccttatcccttaaatCTAATTCTCCACTTTGCAACCAATGATAATGATTTGCAACCAATTTTAATCTGGTTTTAAACATTGGTTGCTAATTATTGTTTTTCTTGTTGTCTTTGCAATTTTTATCTAGCCTATacaatttgaattaaaaaattGTTTTGATAAGATTTGAAGTTTAGAGTAAGATATTCTAATATCATATTAAACAATCCTTTGATCTAAAACTTGAGGGTCTAGATAAAGTTAAATAAttgctttttattattattatcacacAATATAAAACACAGATTAAATTGCATGAAGCAGGTAACAAAGCAAACAAATCCATGAAACAAGAAAAGTTAGGAAGTGTTTCAATTCCCATTTGGAGtggaagaaagataagaaataAGTTGTTTATCACTCTCAAATTTAGTCATATCTTCCTCCGTCATGCTAATCCACGCCTCTATTCCTTCCCCTTCTTTCGTGTCACCAAGTATAACAAAATTATCGAGAATTGGAGATGTAGCTGCCCATTCCGGCTTTCCCCAACCGAAATCAGATTCATACACAGGAAAACGACACAAACTAGTGAATGAATACCTATCAATTTCTCCTTTTATACACTCCATAAACAATTCCTTTCTGAAATTCAACTCCCCATTCTTAAGTTTCATTAGAGACTCAGGAGTCACACTTGTAATTGAATCTTTTATCTTCTTCCCAATTTCATAATACTCCTCTTCTTTTCCATTTGGGTCTAAATTCTCAATTAGTGCTGGTGCTGCGTATATTAGATTCCCAAATGACTGTTTTGAGATTGATCGATCCAGAAAATGTCGGACGTTCACTGAGTAAATCACCATACACcggttgttattattattaccagCTTCTTTTGCCTGAGAAGTAGTTACTGCTCTCATCCGACTCGATATGAAAACAGATAAAGCCATCACCCGCGACAGCTTTTCACCATTAGCACTATATTTATCTCTTAGAGCGGATACTGTGAAAGCATCAAACACAAATGACTTAGTGACAACATTATCCTTGAAAACCCATTGATTGAGATCAAACCCCGGAATGTTTTTGGGTGGAAAGATGGAATCTGAGACAATGAAGGGTTTAATATGATCAACTGGAACCCCTCTAGTAACAGCAGCCCAACTGTTAAGGAACATGAAGAGTGATAAACCATCTCCAAGCATATGTGGCATAGCGAATGCAATGGCTAATCCACCACAGTTGAAGTAGGTAATCTGAAACAAAGATCCACACTGATTTATGCCTTTTTCAGGTTGTAGAGGAATGAACTTTTGGCTGTGATTATGGTATTGGTTTCGGTTTTGGAGAATTTCTGAGAGTTTACAGTTAGCTTTGGCTTCGATAAAGAGAGCACCTTCGTCGTTGCAATCTGCGTAGGAGTTGTTGTTAATACGGCCGGCAAGAGGGTAGAATGCAGTTAAAGCCTTTGATAATGATTGCTTTAGAAGGTTGGATGTTTCTTGGTTGGAAATGTTGGATTTTTCATAGAAGAGAACTATAGGCATGGAAACTGGGAACTGATTTTGATCAATCAATGAGAATTTGAGTTTACTGAGATGGTGTGGTGTAGGAGATGATGGCTTGATTAATTCTTTGGAAATGAGCTCAACTTTGATCCCCATTGTGTAAATAAAGAAACAAACCAACATGATGATTCGATGAAGAGTTGGTGTAAGTATGCCTAATGAAGGGAGATATATATATACTGAAACTTGCTTAACTATTTGTTGAAATTTATCATATAAAAGAACCTCTGCGAGATACGCATggttaatataaaatttatccactaagtattttatattttcagagAGATACTATTGATATATATATCTCTCTAAACAATCTATGATCTTTAAGAAGAAGCTATGTTACCAATTGATGTTCGAGTTAGTGTTCAAGCAATTGGCCATAATTGGTCTAGACATCTAAAATCGAGAAGTCAAAATCTAATTTTTCCGATTTGGTCCTAACAATTTTTTGGCCGTCTAGACAATcgcctaaataattatatatatatatatatatatatatatatatatatataacattcgGTTATCATTTTAGAGATTAGCTCAATAGGGTCAACTGTTTTAAGAAGTCTTATAGAAGGTTCGATAAGAGTATCGATAGCCAAGGACAAAGGCTCGCATGGCATATGCATAGAGATTGCTAGTGTGAACACAATAAAATATGTGAAACATGTGGAGTCCTTCTATTGGGACATCACGACCTCCCAATAGAAATGTGAcaccccaaaaccctaacatgaGCCACAAGACTTATTAAATAGAAGGTTTAAGATGATCTTTCAAGTATGCTCAAAACTCGAATAATTGTTACTCTTTCACTATTTTTAAGAGGAAAATGACTTAAGATAAGAATTCACGGTAGGAAGCTCTAATATCTCACATATCAAATATTTTTTCCAATTTATCAATTATTGTTATTACTTTATCATAATccatttttaatattatagcATGTTGCTAatgaattatatttattattttcagaaatttttatttaattgtgttTTCTATTTGGTTCTATGATATAGTTTAAGACTTGTTGTTTCATAGTTTTTGATAAATTACTTATGATCATTtgttttttacatgttttaattttttcaatgaTATTGCAGTTAAAATATTATTGTTGGTACATTGAATATAAGctataaatatacatgtttgtttttatattaaaccatttatataattatttttacatTGTATAATgtatattttaattgcatttatagaatcatttatttattaataagtaGAGATTTAACTACCAACCTGGTTGGGATGTCTTATTACCGACTCCCCCCTCCccgctttcaataaaaaaaaatggagatTTAACTCCTTACTACTTGAACCAATTCTCATTGGCAGATTAAAATTTAATGACACTGAGTTGGTATAAAGTTATAGATCACTTAAAATCACATCAACATTTTATCGATTATCTCTATCATTTTTGAACAAGTGCTGATTTACTTTTAATGTACGAAGTATTGCGATTTGATCTATAACATTACCAAACAATATCAAATttacctaattgaaaatttgaacGAACTTATTTGATAGTTATTCGACTGCCCTATCGGATATTCCACACAAATTTTTATAAACAGAATCAATTTCGTGTATTATGGTAGTTTGTTTATAAGATAAATAATTACAAAGTCCTGTGTTTTTACTTAATATATACTAGTAGGTCCATCATGTtgttataaggtccttaagtttaACCTTCATCAATTTTTTAATCACTCCATTTGTTTTGTAtatgaaaatatgaaattgtccctaaatttataaataagaaaCGTATCTTTTAGTTTTCACATTTAataatcaaaatagttttaatgAAATTTGTATTCTATACATGTATAGAACAAAATACATATGCTTGTGGAcattagttataaaaaaatcCATTATTaatctcttaattttttttattatcattttcctttattttttaatataatatatttaaactaacattaaatattattatgaaaattttgataattttttcatTTGATTTGTTGGAATAAAGAAAAttcacttttatattttataccGTTCTAgtcatattttgataatttttaaaatatttttcattcattttttaatgaatagattccaaatgactaaattaaaataaaggAATTAGATAAatcttaataaattaattatttcatattagatagattatgattatgtataaaaatagatgttttattattaaaacatggaacaaatggtatttttcgtattttaaattttatttagtataatttaaccATTGACTCAAatagtggcggagccaggagtCAAAGTTCGGATGAGCTAAATtgtatgaaattttttttttcaataacgaCTTAAGACTTTAATTACTACTGAAAATGTGTTTATATACAAAACATgctattaaattttttttccaatataTTTTCACAAGTAATTCCTTGAGctaaattttagaaaaatccaTTCAAATTTAAATAACTAATTTGATATATGAATTAATCTTCaataattaaaaagtaaaattaaatagccaaaatcaaaaataccaaaaacataaataaaattaaatattttaaacagaATTTACGTTTGTAAGGTCCAATGTAAGTATTAAATATTTTAGGCATAATTTACATTTATAAGGTCTGATATGATATTTCACGCGTTAAGATCAAATCTCCTATAaaatccaaataaaaaaaaagttgcatgaacttctctaaaaaaaattatagaatgGTTTGTGATTGAAAACGAATGTAAACAAAGGATTTATGTTTGTGCTTTTTTTTGTAGATAATTATATCGCTCCTCTATAATGTAATagacaattttatccttaagaATTTCTTTTTGAAACGTTTATCCTTAGAGAATTaagatatataaaaataattttaaaaaaatacaaataacaataaaatttacaaattaaagAAGGCATAAAGCTCATTTGGCCCCTCAAAATATAGTGTCAAAATCAATTAACCCCCCAATCTTTATATATCAGTAATGAGGTCcctcaactatacaaaactctCCAATCAACTACAAACTAAACTAAGATCAAATTAAATCCTAACTAAATGCCagctctctttctttctctctctcttttaacAGATATAATTTCTGCTCCATTTCTTTTGCACAGATGAGGTTCTACAATAAACAATTTGTATGCTCTTTATACACAGATCAGGTTCTAGAAAAGAGTTTCATTGAGCTAAGATAAAATTGCAAAAATGATGCATTCTTGCTCTTTTATTTCAACTTAATTCCGGATCCGTGAACTCCTCTATCTCTTCTGCTGCAGCTGCTGGAAAGTTGAGTTCCTTTTTCCACCAGTAAAATATCTATGCTAGAAAAAGAGTAATTATACTACAACATTGCTcttgtttctttcttttttccaaGTACAACATACCATGGTATGCTAACTACCATCATAGCATTCGTCTTAGGAAAACTGTTAACTAaagataaaatataataatttaaaattgcAATACAAAAAAATACATTGAAAAATAATAGTTGTGAACTTGAAAATATTACTTAGTCGATTAACTATTTCACATTCACTACTGCATGTCCTCTCATCTTCGCATCTTCACCTCTTCTCCTTCTACATCGTCGGTCCTCTTTCCTTCATCTCTCTCAAGTTTCATTCCCCTTCCATTAAGCTTCATATCAGATTTAGATTCTAAGGgcaattagaaaataaaatagaagaaTATGGGGCTGAACCCCCAAACTCTTCTTTGTTGGCCATGGCTGGAGGGGCTCCCAGCCATGACCAACACAGTGAAGGAGCAAGCCGAACAACTCCTCCTGTGGGTTTTCAGGCCGACCTTGACCCTCATTGGCTCCATATACTGTTTGTAAAATACTActtaaaagacaaacatgataTCACTAACTAAACACCTGAAACTCTcctttttgaaaataaaaagcaAACCGGAGCATGAGAATGAGCAACCAAATACCCTCTATATAAATGTTTAGGGGTAAGGTACAAAAAACCCCTAATATTTAGggctaaaagcaattttactctcacgtctaaaatagtgctattttacccataactttgacggtcaagagcaattttacacctaaTGTTAGCAAGTTgaatcaattttagacattattataaaacatagatattatgttcattattttgcatcGATTTCATATCAGttcgttttaaaaaaaagatttcatattttctgtgatttaataattacaTTGGAGATtagtatttataaattcagcgaaatattttaatttttttgtccaactcgtacaatatacaatatatttttatttatttttgaaaaaaaaaattcacgtctaatcatatgtttatgatatgTTACTAATTAGTCATAAAAATGACTAACATGTGAAGCGTAGATGACAGGATTTATGATCGAGAAaatatagtttgatgaattatttctcaaattaacccaacttgataacgttaaggttaaaattgcttttgactgccaatgttagaggtaaaattgtatcattttatacgttaggggtaaaattgctcctgaatgtaaacgttatgggtatttttataatttatctcaATTATTTATAATAGGCAAGActagtgtgttaggtaaaaatataattaaggaccttataattgattatctttgtttataattgttttaataACATAATAATTATCTTGTATCAGACAGATTTAAATATggtaatttaatatttataattaaatgtataagtaataaaataaatatgttagataTAAATGATGTTGACAATATATAGTAAGTGACAGTTTAATATCAagggaaataataataatacaacaTGCTCAAATGTTTTGTTTGGTAGGGATAAAAGTTCACCATGTTTagaatcattaaaattatttcaaaaaaaaacattaaaaataaaattacataatttggtacattaaatataaatttacacTACTTAAAAAGTAAaagtaataaacattaaaataaaattgcataattttgtatgttaaatataaatttccacttccaaaaaaaataatagcaATAAATTTGTACGTTATCTTAAAAAGATTATGCAAGAAAAGCACATGTTTAATATCAAATTAAACTATAGCTAAATAATTGAGGATTGGTGTTGCCAGCTGGCATTTACAtgattaaaaaaatttgatCAACAGCTTCATTAACATTTTAGTTGCAAGAGTGAACTTGAATTTAGCTGAcgtctatttttttttcaatttaggTGCTTGTGGATTTTTATCAGATCATCCTTTAACTTAGTTTAAGAGGTAGAGAATTATTGGCGGATTTAAAGTAGAAAATGGATAACCAGGACGATGAAATAGGTGACTGTCGTGCAAGTAATTTATAGCAAAGAGGAGGCAGATATAAAAGTGTATGAATATATGTGACCAATCCGACGTTGATACATGGAGATCTACATATCAGTAAGTAGCTAtccatttaaatttataaatagtcAATTTCCAAAGAGAAACAAGGTGCGAAAACATTTTGATGTTACTATTCTTTCTTTATTCTTACTTTATTGTTAGTAACATAGGTAAATtatatacgtggtgtacaacttttaccctaaatcacactttagtgtacaaccaaaattttgtcaaattaaaccgtacgaacttcaggtgacctcccactaaagtgtacagccggtttttATGACAGGTCAACGCTGATCAAAgttgccacatcatcatttttcattataacattaaaaaaaatgggaCCCACTCTTTACAGAATTACTAAAATAGCCTTATCacttataaaattactaaattaccatcatcttcttcctttaactcctctctctccataccatttctctctcactcctctctttctctaccatttctctctctctcctaaaaTTCTCTCTAAATCTACAACTATTAATTtatctctctaactctttctttctttctatatTTAATTTTCTCTCACTAAAAACATTATTTTAGTAAAGTTGGGCCACTCCAATACCTCAATTTTAACATAAACttgaaaaaaattatgtttaacAAAAATTGGCACATTTTCTACTAACCTTTCCTCATTCTGAAACCGCTAAATACATAACCACCGTTGCTTCTTCTCGCTATGAATTCGAAATTTCAATTTCCCCCAATTCCCGATTCACCAATCACGAATCCATCCCTTCTTTACACGAATCACTCACCAATTTCATTGCATCATTCCCTCAATTTCCCCTCACCGATCACGCAGATAAAATCCAGCAACAACACTACTATCATTTATCCTTCTCCGATCATGTCTGTCTTGATTATATCGGCCATGGCCTCTTCTCATATTCTCAGTTTTCCTCTTCCATTTCAATTCCCTCTACATCAACTACTCCTCCTCCGAATCCCAATTCTGATTCCAATTCGCTGTTCTTCAATATTTCCTACAAGTCAGTGAACTTGAATTCTCAATTGCAATACGGCGCCTCGGAATCCGACCTGGAAAATAACATATGGGGGAGAATTATGAGCTTCATGAATGTTTCTGAAGATGAATATACTATGGTTTTCACTGCGAATCAAGCTTCAGCGTTCAAAATTGTCGCAGAAGCTTATCCGTTTCAGTCTCACAGCAATGTTCTCACAGTTTATGACTACGAAAACGAATCGGTGGAATCGATGATCGAGAATTGCAAAAGAAATGAGCAAGAATCATGTCAGCTGAATTCGTTTGGCCTGGAATGAGAATCCAGGGAAGAAAACTACAGAAGAAGTTAGAAAGCAAGAGAAAAGGCAAAAATCGCCGAGGATTATTTGTTTTTCCGCTTCAATCAAGAGTTACAGGAGCAAGATATTCATACTCCTGGATGAGAATCGCCGAGGAAAACGGATGGCACGTCTTGCTTGATGCAACTTCATTAGGAGCTAAAGATATGGAAACTCTAGGTCTTTCTATCTTGAAGCATGATTTTCTCATATGCACTTTCTTCAAATTTTCTTTGCATCTAGTGATTTGTTTTAATGTCTGAGATTAGGTTATCTAGGAGGAAGTTCCGGGCTTTGCATCTTTAATAGTTGTAGATTTAGAGAGAATTTTAGaagtgagagagaaagagatgagtgagagagaaatggtagagagagagGGGTGAGAGAAAAATGGTAGggagagaggagtgagagagaaatggaatGGAGAGAGAGGaattgaaggaagaagatgagggtaatttagtaattttataagtGATAAGGCTATTTTAGTAATTCTGTAAAGAATGTGTCccactttttttaatattataatgaaaaatgagggtaaattacatatgtggtgtataacctttaccccaaatcacaatttggtgtacaaccaaaattttgtcacactaaacaaTACAAGCtttaggtgacctcccactaaagtgtacaaccggtttttatgaccggtcaacgctggtcaacAATGCCACGTCAGCATATTTTATTGTAGAATTAGAAAAAGTGGGACCCATCCTTTATAGAATGACTAATATAACCTCATTCCttataaaatactaaaataccctcatcttcttccttcacttctcccatttctctctctacatcttctctctcactcctctctctaccATCTCTCTttcactcctctctctctaccattttcttctttggaaaggccttTCAAGGATAGAGAATCATTGTTGGAATGCAAAAATCGAGATTTGAGATAATTAAAATGGAGAATCGTTGTTTAGCATTATTATGGGCGAGAAAAGGTGGCGTTTTTAGGAGACGATTGGTTGAACTTCGTGTTATACCAAAGTTTTTAAAAACATTACACCATTCAACCACTACTACTACTAATTCTCGATCACATTTTTTCTACGGAGAACGCCAGCTTTCATTCGACAAGACCCTGATTTTCCATCTCAATATGCATCGCCCTGCTTCCTTGTGTTTTAACATTCCTTGCGTTACACCTCAAGTCGATTTTGATTACGATTTTGAAGATCAGCATCGCCTGAGTTTTTTGAGAGatagagaggaaga comes from the Euphorbia lathyris chromosome 5, ddEupLath1.1, whole genome shotgun sequence genome and includes:
- the LOC136229665 gene encoding LOW QUALITY PROTEIN: molybdenum cofactor sulfurase-like (The sequence of the model RefSeq protein was modified relative to this genomic sequence to represent the inferred CDS: inserted 1 base in 1 codon; substituted 1 base at 1 genomic stop codon), whose amino-acid sequence is MDNQDDEIGDCRANKIQQQHYYHLSFSDHVCLDYIGHGLFSYSQFSSSISIPSTSTTPPPNPNSDSNSLFFNISYKSVNLNSQLQYGASESDLENNIWGRIMSFMNVSEDEYTMVFTANQASAFKIVAEAYPFQSHSNVLTVYDYENESVESMIEXLQKKXARIMSAEFVWPGMRIQGRKLQKKLESKRKGKNRRGLFVFPLQSRVTGARYSYSWMRIAEENGWHVLLDATSLGAKDMETLGLSILKHDFLICTFFKFSLHLVICFNV
- the LOC136229666 gene encoding uncharacterized protein, encoding MENRCLALLWARKGGVFRRRLVELRVIPKFLKTLHHSTTTTTNSRSHFFYGERQLSFDKTLIFHLNMHRPASLCFNIPCVTPQVDFDYDFEDQHRLSFLRDREEEEEEMLPEEFGNEFDVPAAADENGIDSRAEEFIAQFYHQMKLQRQISYLQYKDMLNTSPN